GGGGTAGTAGTGAAACCACAGCAGGCAGGCGCAGATGATCATGGCCCAGGTGACAAAGCGCTTGAATTCACGACGGTAGGCCAGGCGATAAAAACCAAAGAGCATCCAGCCCACCACAAAAACCAGATAGAGTATCAGTCCCGTTTGTGCTCCCATCGCCGCTCCTTTGATCTCAACTTTCGCACCTTGTTGTCTTAGGTTAAGGTGTTATTATTCTGAAATTTATCGCGCTGAAACTGTATTGATTTTGAATGCTTGACTTATCTTGTATTCCACTTTTTGTTTCCGGATATTGTCCTTTTTGACCGCGCAAAAAGGACACAAAAACGCGCCCCCGACGCCCGTTTTTCCGGATCGTTTGCTTGCCTGTTCTGGAGATCCGGCAGACACTGCATCCCTGCAGTGCTGCCGGACCACTCACTTCCTGTGAGTGTCCCGTTCGGGTCTTGCCAGCCAGGCGTCGCACTCACCGGACGGGCTCAGGGGGGGGCGGCCTGTTTCTGCCTCTCCCCCGTGTGCTGGCCCAGCCAGAACGAGCAGACTGGAACGCTATGGACCCGCAGGGTTGCCGCCACGAGGGCGGCAACCGCAAACCAAAAGCCAGGGAAGGCGGTTGTTTGCGGTCCCCAGTTCCAGGCAAGCGGACGGCTGATAAGGACAGCACTGGGGGCCGCTTTTGCGCCACTTTTTGCGGGAAAAAAGTGGCAAAAGAAACTCATAAACAGGGTGAGGACAATGTCAAGCGACGCAGTCTGTGCAGAACTATTTCCTCCATTTCAGCATGGCATGTGGATCAGCGCCGACAACCTGCCGCTTCGGGGGTGCGAAACTTCAGTTTGATTTTTTTCCATGTTACCACAAGAACCGTGGCGGAGAAAGCCGGAGCTGCGCGGCGTGTCTTGACACCTTCGCGTTGCGGGGCGCATAATGCAAAGTTCATCTCACCCGCACAAGGACAAGTTCTGTGAAAGATGTTTTTTACTCTACCATACTGCGCAGCTTTGGCTTCCTGGTTACTCACCTGCCGTCGGGATTCCGGACTCGACTGCTCAATGCCCTCTCCAGCGCCATTTTTTTTCTGAATCGTTACCATCGCCGTATTGTGCTGACGAACCTGAAATTCGCCTTTGGTTCAGAGCTGACACCACGGGAGCGTAACGAGATCGCCCGGCGTACCTACCGCAACTTTGTCCACTATCTGGCTCATTTTCTGATGCGCTTTGGCAAGCCCATGGAGGTAATTCGCCGTTCAGTGACCATTAAAAACGAGGAGATTTTCACCACGGCCCTGGCCAGTGGAAAGCCGGTCATTGTCATTACAGCACACTATGGGAACTGGGAGCTGATCGGTCCCATGATAGGTTCTTTTTACGCTCCCATCACCGCGGTGGGCAAAAAGGTGAAATCGGAAACCATTTCCCGGGAGCTCTTTTCCCACCGGGTCATGGGGGATGTGGAAGTCCTGGAGAGTAAAGGCGCCATCAAGGGCCTGATGAAAGCCATGAAGGCGGGCAGGGTTCTGGGCCTCGTGGTGGATCAGAATACCCGCAAGAAGGAGAGTGTGGTGGTAGATTTTTTTGGTCGCCGCGCCCGCCATATCGATTCCGCCGCCCGCCTGGCTCGCCGCACCGGGGCCATCATTGTGCCGGTGTTTGTCCACAGTGAAGATCATCAGCACTTCATCAT
This portion of the Desulfurispirillum indicum S5 genome encodes:
- a CDS encoding lipid A biosynthesis lauroyl acyltransferase: MKDVFYSTILRSFGFLVTHLPSGFRTRLLNALSSAIFFLNRYHRRIVLTNLKFAFGSELTPRERNEIARRTYRNFVHYLAHFLMRFGKPMEVIRRSVTIKNEEIFTTALASGKPVIVITAHYGNWELIGPMIGSFYAPITAVGKKVKSETISRELFSHRVMGDVEVLESKGAIKGLMKAMKAGRVLGLVVDQNTRKKESVVVDFFGRRARHIDSAARLARRTGAIIVPVFVHSEDHQHFIMTFHEPILTARTDDEQSDILASVQAQASITEQVIRQKPDEYFWFHKRFKAEYPQLYTKKR